A stretch of Labrus mixtus chromosome 7, fLabMix1.1, whole genome shotgun sequence DNA encodes these proteins:
- the brpf3a gene encoding bromodomain and PHD finger-containing protein 3 isoform X2, which translates to MRKARRWECETVAGRLNMGRGRGRGRGRGRGSSGQLRPPSPYRLQLSPSRETLTYAQAQKIVEVDLEGRLHRINITDPLPVITEDEMMAQDIAECNSNKENSEQTQSRTRSWRKPSNSKSRRSSKNTSHQNQRSGSQQNTGSTYSVQHPSHQSPLPEPTFRLLGSVSPSEAPPLPSAYYRFIEKSLEEQDSVAEYDMDEEDLAWLEMVNHKRVCDGHASVSADTFELLIDRLERESILESRSQALSQSAVDEDAFCSVCLDDECLNSNVILFCDICNLAVHQECYGVPYVPEGQWLCRCCLQSPSRPVDCVLCPNRGGAFKQTSDGRWAHVVCAIWIPEVCFANTVFLEPVEGVKNIPTARWKLTCYLCKQKGRGASIQCHKANCYRAFHVTCAQKAGLFMKIDPVRETGVNGTTFSVKKTAFCEHHSPVGSRGRDGSGDESVEGRLVGGRGNRGQRSYTQSPPSPLNKKATKGQKKKNTKGSRGSTRRSNVPVLLVPQIPSHRLNKICTGVEVQRKNQFMQRLHNYWLLKRQSRNGMPLIRRLHSHLQANKTAEQREPDEKLCAAREELRYWQKLRQDLERARLLVELIRKRERLKREQMKVQQAALELKLTPALVLLRSTLDQLQEKDTSKIFSQPVNLSEVPDYLEFISQPMDFSTMRTKLEGHAYCSIADLEKDFDLMISNCLKYNSKDTMFHTAALQMKEVGGAVLRHSHRQSQSIGLDPHTGMHLPETLNAHSFYSSTWDDIDSLLDPDNRLHLSTDEQLKALLDKLDVVTSMRTSGGRTKRIRLLRREINALRQKMNQQQQNSQSVNGIDKEDEENEDEEEEGQEEDKKPQKEKKKGKPNVDNGPLKEVSHSRTDDSPPVLELTCPVSSPLPGDAPLEPPVLGIVSGGRRSPGRSYKRQRSSRSGSKSQGEDEAEVGETPSSQPEAVHEVTPLGTPPTLSLVGVGRRTSVLFKKAKNGVRMGKTKSTLQQNGKTPEEKTNGLDSNPASPKSPSVTNITTLPPTPNASPTPPSPSSHHLRSRGHSSESEAEKLPPPPREGGLPNGKHVLADQDEEQKLNGSPPKRSRGKPALAKVPNSENGDTSASGTSTLLSLDSETELTPLDLVWAKSRGYPSYPAMIVDPDMPQEGLLHNGIPIPVPPVEVLKLGELRETEEGEKLFLVLFFDTKRTWQWLPRNKLLSLGMDDTVDKLRLMEGKKPSVRKSVHTAYDRAMAHLNHVRGNLNFTPSNFI; encoded by the exons ATGCGGAAGGCCAGGAGGTGGGAATGTGAGACAGTTGCAGGCAGACTCAACATGGGCAGGGGtcgaggaagagggagaggaaggggcAGGGGATCATCTGGCCAGCTGCGGCCCCCCTCGCCCTACAGACTGCAGCTATCGCCCTCCAGGGAGACTTTGACGTATGCGCAGGCACAGAAAATAGTAGAAGTGGACCTTGAGGGAAGGCTTCATCGGATTAACATCACAGATCCTCTGCCAGTTATCACAGAGGACGAGATGATGGCCCAGGACATTGCTGAGTGCAACAGCAACAAGGAGAACAGTGAGCAAACGCAGAGCAGAACCAGATCGTGGAGGAAACCCTCGAACAGTAAAAGCAGGAGGAGCAGTAAGAATACGTCTCACCAGAACCAACGGTCTGGATCGCAGCAGAACACAGGATCTACTTATTCTGTCCAGCACCCGTCCCACCAAAGCCCTTTGCCTGAGCCAACCTTCCGTTTGCTGGGTTCAGTTTCCCCCTCAGAGGCACCTCCTCTCCCATCAGCTTACTATCGTTTCATAGAAAAGTCCCTAGAGGAGCAGGACAGCGTGGCTGAATACGACATGGACGAGGAGGACCTTGCCTGGCTGGAGATGGTAAACCATAAGAGAGTGTGTGACGGTCATGCCTCTGTTTCAGCGGACACCTTTGAACTGCTGATTGACCGTCTGGAGCGTGAATCAATCCTGGAGTCTCGCAGTCAGGCACTGTCACAGAGTGCAGTCGACGAGGATGCTTTTTGCAGCGTCTGCCTGGACGACGAGTGTCTTAACAGTAATGTGATCCTGTTCTGTGACATCTGTAATCTGGCTGTCCACCAGGAGTGTTATGGTGTACCCTATGTACCTGAGGGTCAGTGGCTGTGCCGCTGCTGCCTGCAGTCCCCCTCCCGCCCTGTAGACTGTGTACTCTGTCCCAACAGAGGAGGTGCCTTCAAACAGACAAGTGATGGACGTTGGGCCCATGTTGTCTGCGCCATATGGATCCCAGAGGTTTGCTTTGCCAATACAGTGTTTTTGGAGCCTGTAGAGGGAGTTAAGAACATCCCTACTGCTCGCTGGAAGCTTACCTGCTACCTGTGTAAGCAGAAAGGCAGGGGAGCATCCATTCAGTGCCACAAAGCCAACTGTTACAGGGCCTTTCATGTCACCTGTGCCCAGAAGGCCGGCCTCTTCATGAAAATAGACCCGGTGCGGGAGACAGGTGTCAACGGGACCACCTTCTCTGTGAAGAAGACGGCTTTCTGTGAGCATCATTCTCCAGTTGGGTCGCGGGGAAGGGATGGGTCTGGAGACGAATCCGTCGAAGGGAGACTGGTGGGAGGCAGGGGtaacagaggtcaaaggtcatacACTCAAAGTCCCCCCTCGCCGCTGAACAAGAAAGCTACCAAGggccaaaagaagaagaacacaaagGGGTCCCGTGGGTCAACACGTCGCTCAAATGTGCCTGTGCTGCTTGTGCCTCAGATTCCTTCACACAG GCTGAACAAGATCTGCACAGGAGTGGAAGTCCAAAGGAAGAATCAGTTCATGCAGAGGCTTCATAACTACTGGTTACTGAAGCGACAGTCACGAAACGGGATGCCTTTGATACGGCGGCTTCATTCCCATCTTCAGGCCAACAAGACAGCAGAGCAG aggGAGCCTGATGAGAAGCTGTGCGCTGCAAGAGAGGAGCTACGGTACTGGCAAAAGCTGAGGCAAGATTTGGAAAGAGCCAGACTATTGGTGGAACTCATTCGCAAGAGAGAGAGGCTAAAGAGAGAGCAG ATGAAAGTTCAGCAGGCTGCTCTTGAATTGAAGCTGACCCCTGCATTGGTGCTTCTGCGATCCACTTTAGACCAACTGCAAGAGAAGGACACTTCAAAAATCTTCTCTCAGCCTGTCAATCTGTCTGAG GTCCCAGATTACTTGGAGTTTATTTCTCAACCCATGGACTTCTCCACCATGCGCACCAAACTGGAGGGACACGCCTACTGCTCCATCGCAGACCTAGAGAAGGACTTTGACCTCATGATCTCCAACTGCCTCAAGTACAACTCCAAGGACACCATGTTTCACACGGCAGCCTTACAAATGAAGGAGGTGGGTGGAGCGGTTCTCCGTCACAGCCACAGACAGTCCCAGAGCATCGGCCTGGACCCACATACAGGGATGCATCTCCCTGAGACTCTGAACGCACACAGCTTCTACTCCTCTACGTGGGACGACA TCGATTCTCTCTTGGACCCAGACAACAGGCTTCACTTGAGCACTGACGAGCAGCTAAAGGCCTTACTGGACAAACTGGACGTGGTCACATCAATGCGAACCAGCGGTGGTCGAACCAAACGCATTAGGCTGCTGCGCAGAGAGATCAACGCACTCAGACAGAAGATGAATCAGCAGCAGCAAAACTCTCAGTCTGTAAATGGAATTGACaaggaagatgaagaaaatgaagatgaggaggaggaggggcaagAAGAAGATAAGAAGCCgcagaaggaaaagaaaaaggggaagCCTAATGTCGATAATGGACCTTTGAAAGAAGTGTCCCACTCCAGAACAG ATGACTCTCCACCTGTGCTGGAACTAACCTGTCCAGTATCATCGCCGCTCCCAGGAGAtgctcctctggaaccgcctgtCCTTGGCATCGTATCTGGAGGGCGAAGGTCACCTGGACGCTCCTACAAACGTCAGCGGTCATCCCGCAGTGGGAGCAAAAGCCAAGGTGAAGATGAGGCTGAAGTTGGTGAAACGCCATCGTCACAACCGGAGGCTGTACACGAGGTCACCCCGCTGGGTACACCGCCCACTCTGTCTCTGGTCGGAGTCGGTCGTCGCACGTCTGTTCTGTTTAAGAAAGCGAAAAATGGGGTACGAATGGGGAAGACAAAATCCACACTACAACAGAATGGGAAAACAcctgaggagaaaacaaacgGGTTGGATAGCAACCCTGCTAGCCCAAAGTCACCCAGTGTGACCAACATCACCACTTTACCTCCCACTCCAAACGCTTCCCCGACCCCTCCCTCACCTTCCTCACACCACCTGCGGTCCAGAGGACACAGCTCCGAAAGTGAAGCCGAAAAACTCCCTCCACCACCCAGAGAAGGAG GCCTGCCAAATGGAAAGCACGTCCTAGCTGACCAGGATGAAGAACAAAAACTAAA tGGTTCTCCTCCAAAACGAAGTCGTGGTAAACCTGCACTGGCTAAAGTCCCAAACAGTGAGAATGGAGACACCTCTGCGTCTG GAACGTCTACACTTCTGTCTCTAGATAGTGAGACTGAGCTAACACCCTTGGACCTGGTTTGGGCTAAAAGCAGGGGCTACCCATCGTACCCAGCTATG ATTGTTGACCCAGACATGCCCCAGGAAGGGCTCCTTCACAACGGCATCCCCATCCCAGTGCCTCCTGTGGAGGTGCTCAAACTGGGCGAGTTGAGAGAAACGGAAGAAGGCGAAAAGCTCTTCCTTGTGCTCTTCTTTGACACCAAAAGAACGTG GCAGTGGCTCCCTCGGAACAAACTTCTGTCGCTGGGGATGGATGACACTGTAGATAAACTCCGCCTAATGGAAGGAAAGAAACCAAGTGTTCGCAAGTCTGTACACACCGCATACGACCGGGCCATGGCGCATTTAAACCACGTGAGAGGAAATCTTAACTTCACTCCCTCCAATTTTATATAA